Proteins found in one Arthrobacter sp. U41 genomic segment:
- a CDS encoding DUF4913 domain-containing protein: MSEEFGDAFADEEGKSTSGAHSHDQPEPELVYSSAVEFFADLLAQSYVREVNEGAAFAWCPEWYKQPEALIRMEAIWRAWEHLRLEPALGISTWWLDHADPHMHTLMDKEGPFKKCAYEGHKTPALDKSSLPHKLPEEGIFG, translated from the coding sequence GTGAGTGAGGAGTTCGGGGACGCCTTTGCCGACGAAGAAGGTAAGTCCACGAGCGGCGCCCACAGCCATGACCAGCCTGAACCGGAGCTCGTGTACTCCAGTGCGGTGGAGTTCTTCGCAGATCTCCTGGCCCAGTCCTACGTCCGGGAAGTTAACGAGGGCGCCGCCTTCGCCTGGTGCCCCGAGTGGTACAAACAGCCCGAAGCCCTCATCCGAATGGAAGCCATCTGGCGCGCCTGGGAACACCTACGCCTGGAACCCGCCCTAGGCATCAGCACCTGGTGGCTCGACCACGCCGACCCCCACATGCACACCCTCATGGACAAAGAAGGCCCCTTTAAGAAGTGCGCCTACGAGGGACACAAAACCCCAGCTCTGGACAAGTCGTCCTTGCCCCACAAGCTGCCCGAAGAAGGGATCTTTGGCTAG
- a CDS encoding DMT family transporter has protein sequence MAWLILILSGSLEAVWAAALHRAFQASGRRRLALALLFLLSVLASMAGLAIAMQSIPTGTAYAVWVGVGVVLTSTYAIMTKAERPTTARLLLLSGIAACVVGLKVVA, from the coding sequence ATGGCGTGGCTGATTCTCATTCTTTCGGGGTCGCTGGAAGCTGTTTGGGCGGCAGCCTTGCACCGGGCGTTCCAGGCCTCAGGTAGGCGCAGGCTCGCACTCGCACTTCTCTTCCTGCTCTCCGTCCTTGCCAGCATGGCCGGCCTCGCCATCGCCATGCAGTCCATCCCCACCGGCACGGCTTACGCAGTGTGGGTGGGCGTGGGCGTGGTGCTCACTTCGACCTACGCCATCATGACCAAGGCGGAACGCCCGACGACCGCGCGCCTGCTGCTATTGAGCGGTATCGCCGCCTGTGTGGTCGGACTGAAGGTGGTGGCGTAG
- a CDS encoding DMT family transporter has product MLLGSAVLEAVWATALGLSGNLTILMPTLVFAVTATLSMVGLGLAIRCIPLGTAYSVWVGIGAALTVGWAMVTGNESFSVLRLFFIVGIVACAAGLKALPVLAPDESHPLTPSGGLSRPPVVGNARRVTDGEQTQRPV; this is encoded by the coding sequence ATGCTGCTGGGTTCCGCCGTGTTGGAGGCTGTTTGGGCCACCGCTCTGGGCCTCTCCGGCAACCTCACCATCCTTATGCCCACCCTTGTTTTCGCCGTGACGGCCACCCTCAGTATGGTCGGGCTGGGCCTGGCAATCCGCTGTATTCCGCTCGGCACGGCTTACTCCGTCTGGGTGGGGATCGGCGCTGCGTTGACGGTGGGCTGGGCCATGGTCACGGGAAACGAATCCTTCAGTGTCCTCAGACTCTTTTTCATCGTGGGGATTGTGGCCTGTGCAGCCGGGCTGAAAGCGCTTCCGGTGCTTGCCCCTGACGAGTCCCACCCACTCACACCATCCGGCGGCCTGTCCCGGCCACCCGTCGTCGGAAATGCGCGCCGCGTAACCGACGGTGAGCAGACTCAGCGGCCGGTTTAG
- a CDS encoding type IV secretory system conjugative DNA transfer family protein: MSAPNRKGTGLGDGLGIWLAIGAAVVIGGGAWVSAHLGSWMAGLASPPAHPIDLVAGLVKGRVPWPVQSSIVACVLLGILIALTVTVLVVRSRTAHKRTRVDKAAVHMGRGKDLDHLGTKGATATAVRLGVANSTGVPLGRSVAGKRPLWASWEDMLILIAGPRTMKTTSYAVPAILDAPGAVIATSNKRDIVDVTRPIRAEAGAVWVFDPQTVAEEDPTWWWNPLSYVKNEATAGNLAQHFANGSREPGTKPDAYFDPAGQNLLKAFLLAASLDSAPVTQVYTWLTRPHDEAPAELLRTAGYDLLSDMVMGHIREPEKQRAGVYGTARQMVSCLTDREVSQWVTPARNTTVHTDPRPQFVPEDFVRGKGTLYSLSREGVGTAGPLVTALTVAVVEAAEKYATSQPGGQLATPLLGILDEAANVCRWKALPDQYRHYGSRGIILMTILQSWSQGVEVWSLEGMRKLWSASNVKIYGGGVSEVGYLDELSRLIGQYSYINVSRSHSKSGSSSSRQENKDEILSVADLTALPRFRAILLASGAPATMIETIPWMNGPHALKVKDSLATTARIASKPVAVPAHNPWTDSGTA; encoded by the coding sequence ATGAGTGCTCCGAACCGTAAAGGCACAGGTCTTGGCGACGGTCTGGGGATCTGGCTGGCCATCGGCGCAGCTGTCGTCATTGGGGGCGGGGCCTGGGTCTCGGCCCATCTCGGATCCTGGATGGCCGGTCTGGCCTCGCCACCGGCCCACCCGATTGATCTGGTGGCCGGGCTGGTCAAGGGCCGGGTGCCCTGGCCGGTCCAGTCCAGCATCGTGGCCTGCGTGCTCCTCGGAATATTGATTGCCCTGACGGTGACAGTGTTGGTGGTCCGCTCCCGAACAGCGCACAAGCGTACCCGGGTGGATAAGGCCGCCGTCCACATGGGCCGCGGCAAAGACCTCGATCACCTGGGCACCAAAGGGGCCACGGCCACGGCCGTGCGTCTCGGCGTGGCCAACTCCACAGGGGTGCCGCTTGGCCGCAGCGTCGCCGGGAAACGCCCGCTGTGGGCCTCCTGGGAGGACATGCTGATCCTCATCGCCGGTCCCCGCACGATGAAGACCACCTCCTACGCCGTCCCGGCAATCCTGGACGCACCCGGCGCGGTGATCGCCACCTCGAACAAACGCGACATCGTGGACGTGACCCGCCCGATCCGGGCAGAGGCCGGCGCCGTGTGGGTCTTTGACCCGCAGACCGTCGCGGAAGAAGATCCCACTTGGTGGTGGAACCCTCTGTCGTATGTGAAGAACGAGGCCACAGCAGGGAACCTGGCGCAGCACTTCGCCAACGGCTCCCGGGAACCCGGGACCAAACCCGATGCCTACTTCGACCCGGCCGGGCAGAACCTGCTCAAAGCCTTCCTGCTCGCCGCCTCACTCGACTCCGCCCCGGTCACACAGGTCTACACCTGGCTGACCCGCCCGCACGACGAGGCCCCCGCAGAACTGCTCCGGACCGCCGGCTATGACCTGCTCTCGGACATGGTGATGGGCCACATCCGCGAACCGGAAAAACAGCGGGCCGGTGTCTACGGCACCGCCCGGCAAATGGTTTCCTGCCTGACCGACCGCGAGGTCAGCCAATGGGTCACCCCGGCCCGGAACACGACGGTGCACACCGACCCACGGCCGCAGTTCGTCCCCGAGGACTTCGTGCGCGGCAAAGGCACGCTCTACAGCCTCTCCCGCGAAGGCGTCGGCACCGCCGGCCCACTCGTCACCGCCCTGACCGTCGCCGTCGTAGAAGCGGCCGAAAAGTACGCCACCTCCCAGCCCGGCGGACAGCTCGCGACACCGCTGCTCGGGATCCTCGATGAAGCTGCGAACGTCTGCCGGTGGAAGGCCCTCCCGGACCAGTACCGCCACTACGGCTCCCGCGGGATCATCCTCATGACCATCCTGCAGTCCTGGTCCCAGGGCGTGGAGGTCTGGTCCCTGGAAGGCATGCGGAAACTCTGGTCCGCGTCGAACGTGAAAATCTACGGCGGTGGCGTCTCCGAAGTCGGCTACCTCGACGAACTCTCCCGCCTCATCGGCCAGTACAGCTACATCAATGTCTCCCGCAGCCACAGCAAATCCGGGTCATCGTCCTCCCGGCAGGAGAACAAAGACGAGATCCTTTCCGTCGCCGACCTGACAGCACTGCCCCGATTCCGGGCCATCCTGCTCGCCTCCGGCGCCCCCGCCACCATGATCGAAACCATCCCGTGGATGAACGGTCCCCACGCCCTGAAGGTCAAAGACTCCCTCGCCACCACGGCGAGGATCGCTAGCAAGCCTGTGGCCGTTCCTGCGCACAACCCCTGGACAGACAGCGGGACGGCGTGA